In the genome of Massilia sp. PAMC28688, one region contains:
- a CDS encoding thioesterase II family protein — translation MMTPWILRTPQAAPAMRLICFAYAGGNARMYAQWQAALGPEIEVWAVQLPGRGTRRSEEPFTSLAELIAVLSDILRPEDQLPFMFFGHSLGALIAFELTRHFAAHDSRLPDRLMVSAANAPGRRNRSRGLHTMGDDELIEQLRGFNGTPPAVMKYRELLVMALPAIRADFAVSETYQYRAGPRLPVPLTVLAGRGDPLTSNVQIEAWACETSAPCEVHWFDGDHFFINEQEAAVLELIRLSVAASSANA, via the coding sequence ATGATGACACCCTGGATTTTGCGTACCCCTCAAGCGGCGCCCGCCATGCGCCTGATCTGCTTCGCCTATGCCGGTGGCAATGCCCGCATGTACGCGCAATGGCAGGCAGCGCTTGGCCCGGAAATTGAAGTGTGGGCCGTGCAGCTGCCAGGCCGTGGTACCCGGCGCAGCGAAGAACCTTTCACCTCGCTGGCCGAATTGATTGCGGTGTTGTCAGACATCCTGCGTCCCGAGGATCAGCTGCCCTTCATGTTCTTCGGCCACAGCCTGGGTGCACTCATTGCGTTTGAACTCACGCGCCATTTCGCCGCCCATGATAGTCGGCTGCCCGATCGCCTCATGGTTTCGGCGGCCAACGCGCCGGGCCGGCGCAATCGTTCACGCGGCCTGCACACCATGGGCGACGACGAATTGATCGAGCAATTGCGGGGATTTAACGGCACGCCTCCCGCGGTCATGAAGTACCGCGAGCTGCTGGTCATGGCGCTGCCGGCCATACGCGCCGATTTTGCCGTGTCCGAAACCTATCAGTACCGCGCCGGGCCGCGCCTGCCGGTACCGCTCACGGTGCTGGCCGGCCGCGGCGATCCTTTGACAAGCAACGTGCAAATCGAGGCGTGGGCATGTGAAACAAGCGCGCCGTGCGAGGTGCACTGGTTTGACGGCGACCACTTCTTCATCAACGAACAAGAAGCTGCCGTGCTTGAGCTGATTCGCCTTAGTGTGGCTGCATCCAGTGCGAACGCTTGA
- a CDS encoding D-amino acid dehydrogenase, with protein sequence MKTIAVIGGGITGVTTAYALAKRGYTVTVIEKHRYTGMETSFANGGQLSASNAEVWNHSSTLLKGIKWMLTRDAPLLVNPTPSWHKLSWFAEFIAAIPHYHANTVETARLAIAARKHLFAWAEDENIDFDAKRKGILHIYRDKASFDHAANVTRMLAQGGLERRAVTPSEMRAIEPTLAGNYYGGFFTDSDATGDIHKFTVGLAHAAQRLGVRFMHGREVAGVVTDGSAVSISVGRGNDEETTVFDGVVVCAGTASRSLAASLGDRVNIYPVKGYSITVNLHDAASQAAAPTVSLLDDATKLVTSRLGDERFRVAGTAEFNGFNRDIRADRIRPLVDWVHECFPGINTRSVVPWAGLRPMMPTMLPRVGRGKSPCVFYNTGHGHLGWTLSAVTADMIGDIVKRSHWMQPH encoded by the coding sequence ATGAAAACCATTGCAGTTATCGGCGGCGGCATTACCGGCGTCACGACGGCGTACGCGCTCGCCAAACGCGGCTATACCGTCACCGTCATCGAAAAGCACCGCTACACCGGCATGGAAACCTCGTTTGCCAACGGCGGCCAGCTGTCCGCTTCCAATGCGGAAGTATGGAATCACAGCTCCACGCTCCTGAAAGGCATCAAGTGGATGCTCACCCGCGACGCGCCCTTGCTGGTCAATCCGACACCGAGCTGGCACAAATTGTCCTGGTTCGCCGAATTCATCGCCGCCATCCCGCATTACCACGCCAACACGGTGGAAACCGCGCGCCTGGCCATTGCCGCCCGCAAGCACCTGTTTGCCTGGGCGGAGGATGAGAATATTGATTTTGATGCCAAGCGCAAAGGCATCCTGCACATCTACCGCGACAAGGCCAGCTTTGACCACGCCGCCAACGTGACCCGCATGCTGGCACAAGGCGGCCTTGAGCGCCGCGCAGTCACGCCGTCGGAGATGCGCGCCATTGAACCGACCCTGGCGGGGAACTACTACGGCGGCTTTTTCACCGACAGCGACGCCACCGGCGACATCCACAAATTCACGGTGGGCCTGGCCCATGCAGCGCAGCGCCTGGGCGTGCGCTTCATGCACGGACGTGAAGTGGCCGGTGTGGTGACCGACGGCAGTGCCGTCAGCATCTCGGTCGGGCGGGGTAACGATGAAGAGACCACTGTTTTTGACGGCGTGGTGGTCTGCGCCGGCACCGCCAGCCGCAGCCTGGCCGCGTCACTGGGCGACCGGGTCAATATCTATCCCGTCAAAGGCTATTCAATCACGGTCAATCTGCACGATGCTGCCAGCCAGGCCGCGGCGCCCACGGTCAGCCTGCTGGACGATGCGACCAAACTGGTCACCAGCCGGCTGGGCGATGAACGCTTCCGCGTGGCGGGTACCGCTGAATTCAATGGCTTCAATCGCGATATCCGGGCCGACCGCATCCGGCCGCTGGTCGACTGGGTCCATGAATGCTTCCCGGGCATTAACACCCGCAGTGTCGTGCCCTGGGCAGGTTTGCGCCCGATGATGCCGACCATGCTGCCGCGGGTCGGGCGCGGCAAATCTCCCTGCGTGTTTTATAACACCGGGCATGGCCACCTGGGATGGACCTTGTCAGCAGTAACGGCAGACATGATCGGCGATATCGTCAAGCGTTCGCACTGGATGCAGCCACACTAA